A single genomic interval of Candidatus Jordarchaeales archaeon harbors:
- a CDS encoding UbiD family decarboxylase: protein MRDFLSWLDANGLLVKVKRQVSTKHEIPAVLRKLDGKPVLFENVAGSSFRVAGNLFSSRELIARSLGVAPEKLIRRLIEAMDNPTEPEVTNSGRCLEVVEPVDLTRLPILTHAEKDGGPYVTAGVVTVRDPEYGRNISFHRLMLLDERHFAIRVVEERDLDLYLKRAGGELDAAITIGNPPSVLVAAATSLSPDVDEYTIANSLSPLKLVKCKKVDLEVPADAEILLEARITKELVEEGPFPDITGTYDIVREQPVVEVRHFTHAKDAVYQAILPGGMEHKLLMGLPREPAIYREVSKHCECLDVLLSPGGCSWLHCIVKIRKRNPDDGVKAIEAAFRAHKSLKHVVVVDEDIDIHDPYSVEYAIATRFQASKNLVIMRGKGSSLDPSADQRTRETTKVGVDATIPFDKPREKFLPARIPGYESIKVEDYVSN, encoded by the coding sequence ATGAGGGACTTCCTGTCGTGGCTGGACGCTAACGGCCTCTTAGTCAAGGTTAAGAGGCAGGTGTCAACCAAGCATGAAATTCCTGCGGTACTGAGGAAACTCGATGGTAAACCCGTCCTTTTCGAGAACGTGGCTGGAAGCAGCTTTAGGGTGGCAGGAAACCTTTTCTCGAGCAGAGAGTTGATAGCTAGAAGCCTAGGGGTTGCACCTGAAAAACTTATACGACGCCTCATAGAAGCCATGGATAATCCAACCGAGCCAGAAGTTACAAATAGTGGACGCTGCCTGGAAGTCGTTGAACCAGTAGATTTAACCCGCCTCCCTATACTCACACATGCAGAAAAGGATGGTGGCCCCTACGTGACTGCTGGCGTGGTCACGGTGCGCGACCCGGAGTACGGGCGCAACATAAGCTTTCACAGACTCATGCTTCTTGACGAAAGGCATTTCGCCATAAGGGTCGTCGAGGAAAGAGACCTAGACTTGTATCTCAAAAGAGCTGGCGGAGAACTTGACGCAGCCATAACGATAGGGAATCCTCCATCCGTCCTCGTGGCTGCAGCCACATCTCTCTCCCCTGACGTAGACGAGTACACCATAGCTAACAGCCTAAGCCCGCTGAAGTTGGTTAAATGCAAAAAGGTCGACCTAGAAGTCCCAGCCGACGCGGAGATCCTCTTGGAAGCAAGAATAACAAAAGAGCTCGTTGAAGAGGGCCCCTTCCCAGACATAACCGGGACATATGACATAGTGAGAGAGCAACCCGTAGTCGAAGTACGCCACTTCACTCACGCGAAAGACGCCGTATACCAAGCAATACTTCCAGGAGGTATGGAGCACAAGTTACTCATGGGACTTCCGAGGGAACCAGCAATATACAGGGAGGTAAGCAAACACTGTGAATGTCTCGACGTGCTCCTGAGTCCAGGAGGCTGCTCATGGCTCCACTGCATTGTTAAAATTAGAAAAAGGAACCCAGACGACGGCGTGAAGGCTATAGAGGCCGCTTTCAGAGCCCATAAATCTCTGAAGCACGTGGTGGTTGTTGATGAAGACATAGACATTCACGACCCCTACTCCGTTGAGTACGCAATAGCCACACGCTTCCAAGCATCCAAGAACCTTGTGATAATGCGAGGTAAGGGCTCCTCCCTAGACCCTTCAGCCGACCAAAGAACGCGCGAAACCACTAAAGTTGGCGTTGACGCTACAATACCATTCGACAAGCCTCGAGAGAAGTTTCTACCAGCAAGAATTCCCGGATACGAGTCGATAAAGGTTGAGGACTATGTATCTAACTAA